The Euphorbia lathyris chromosome 8, ddEupLath1.1, whole genome shotgun sequence genome has a window encoding:
- the LOC136202852 gene encoding uncharacterized protein produces the protein MKRMKGVAAPFEASPSSYATTTVYEDPRIRLRHQSLVQDYEDLYKETEAQKDKIEMMMKKKLALLAEVRFLKQRFQYLKQNQSQKPASEPKSVQRNQSQKPASEPKSVQRNQSQKPASEPKSVQRPKLVNGSRTVRKEQNHNGKNAAAHIDLNRKKKVYSEKEAAPQMRNPATIPDLNQNERIYSGKEASVRNSTPIFDLNQISMEEEELRANDEGMRIDEAAKICLMRGGSDEQHGDMKLSAACRSVGNGSSRAGKRKISWQDQVALRV, from the exons ATGAAGAGGATGAAGGGGGTTGCTGCGCCGTTTGAGGCTTCTCCTTCTTCATATGCCACAACTACTGTCTACGAGGATCCGAGAATCCGGCTCAGGCATCAGAGTCTTGTGCAGGACTATGAGGATTTGTATAAG GAAACAGAAGCACAGAAAGACAAAATagagatgatgatgaagaaaaaaTTGGCCCTGCTTGCTGAAGTCAG ATTTCTGAAGCAGCGATTCCAGTATTTGAAGCAAAACCAATCTCAAAAACCTGCTTCTGAGCCAAAATCTGTACAACGGAACCAATCTCAAAAGCCTGCTTCTGAGCCAAAATCTGTACAACGGAACCAATCTCAAAAGCCTGCTTCCGAGCCAAAATCTGTACAGCGACCGAAATTAGTAAACGGTAGTAGAACTGTGAGAAAAGAACAGAATCACAATGGGAAGAATGCAGCTGCTCATATTGATTTAAACAGAAAGAAGAAGGTTTATAGTGAGAAGGAAGCTGCACCGCAAATGCGTAATCCTGCGACAATTCCAGATTTGAATCAGAATGAAAGGATTTACAGTGGAAAGGAAGCCAGTGTTAGAAATAGTACTCCAATTTTTGACTTGAATCAGATTTCG ATGGAGGAGGAAGAATTACGAGCAAACGACGAGGGAATGAGGATAGACGAAGCAGCGAAGATATGTCTAATGAGAGGGGGAAGCGATGAACAACACGGTGATATGAAATTATCAGCAGCTTGTAGGAGTGTTGGAAATGGATCAAGTAGAGCAGGGAAGAGGAAGATTTCATGGCAAGATCAAGTAGCATTGAGGGTTTAA
- the LOC136202591 gene encoding translation initiation factor IF3-4, chloroplastic, translating into MASITGSATTSFPFNPLLTPATTKPVSFSSFESKLFGLRLHTLILSKPHSLVSLSHAFSSSIVTARYGGPRPSGSGDSRRSRKSDSEDDQALDLSTIRSSTVRLIDQQQNMVGVVPKGQAIKMAEDSELDLVILSPDADPPVVRIMDYNKYRYELQKKKRGQQKKSAATRMDLKELKMGYNIDQHDYEVRLRAAQKFLKDGDKVKAMVNLKGRENEFRNIAIELIRRFQNDIGELATEESKNFRDRNIFITLVPNKALQKPQEPPKKNDKSAVNEVSAGV; encoded by the exons ATGGCTTCGATTACCGGCTCCGCCACTACCAGTTTCCCGTTCAATCCTTTGCTGACTCCGGCCACCACTAAACCAGTTTCTttctcctcctttgagtccaaGCTCTTCGGACTCCGATTGCATACCTTAATTCTCTCTAAACCTCACTCTTTAGTTTCTCTCTCCCATGCCTTCTCAAGTTCCATAGTCACTGCTCGTTACGGTGGTCCCCGTCCTTCCGGTTCAGGCGATTCCCGCCGCTCAAGGAAGAGCGATTCTGAAGACGACCAGGCTCTTGATCTATCCACCATTAG GTCCTCTACTGTGAGGCTCATTGACCAGCAGCAAAATATG GTTGGAGTAGTACCCAAAGGACAGGCAATCAAAATGGCTGAAGATTCTGAACTTGATTTG gtgATATTATCCCCAGATGCAGATCCACCAGTTGTCAGAATAATGGATTACAA CAAATATAGATATGAACtacaaaagaagaagagaggacaacaaaagaaaagtgCTG CTACTCGCATGGATCTTAAGGAACTCAAAATGGG TTACAACATTGATCAACATGATTATGAAGTGCGTTTGAGAGCTGCTCagaaatttttaaaagatgGTGACAAG GTTAAAGCAATGGTGAACTTGAAAGGCCGTGAAAATGAGTTCAGAAATATTGCTATTGAGCTTATCAGACGTTTCCAAAATGATATCGGGGAG CTTGCAACTGAGGAAAGCAAAAACTTCAGAGATAGAAATATATTTATCACTTTGGTACCAAATAAGGCTCTACAAAAACCACAGGAGCCACCAAAGAAAAACGACAAGTCAGCTGTAAACGAAGTGTCAGCTGGTGTCTAA
- the LOC136202061 gene encoding uncharacterized protein: MEFRFRAVDRRPPAYFSPSPSSSNGTFFQQPPRVATNQFMERRPNAELMRNGMVERQIEKDLIRAEIMGRRRRALEYEVMRELMMERETTMHIANRIGGRPVEERPIMQLQVQPRVAPFPLLNEFDNRRGEERFLLPARSVFDPPLLSRQVSETSLLPVPDYKRAPEDNFIMLNKGEPKKLREKRKGSPGGGGLKKKGKKELSCALCQMKKEARPARKAGVLPRTPRVKSPSENHQVQEHNHAGRVKGYAGRANAGEYFLSKFFLP; encoded by the exons ATGGAGTTCAGATTCCGAGCCGTCGATCGCAGACCGCCGGCGTATTTCTCTCCCTCTCCCTCTTCCAGCAATGGAACCTTCTTTCAACAGCCACCACGAG TTGCAACCAATCAATTTATGGAGAGGAGACCAAACGCAGAGCTCATGCGAAACGGAATGGTTGAACGGCAGATCGAGAAGGATCTCATCAGAGCAGAGATAATGGGCCGACGGCGGCGAGCGTTAGAATACGAGGTGATGAGAGAGCTGATGATGGAGAGGGAAACGACAATGCATATAGCAAATAGAATCGGAGGCCGTCCGGTCGAGGAAAGACCGATAATGCAGCTTCAAGTTCAACCCAGGGTGGCGCCTTTCCCTTTACTGAACGAGTTTGATAACCGCCGGGGTGAAGAGCGTTTTCTACTTCCTGCTCGTAGCGTGTTTGATCCTCCTCTGCTATCACGGCAGGTTTCTGAAACTTCGTTGCTGCCTGTGCCTGATTACAAGCGTGCTCCAGAAGATAATTTCATAATGCTG AACAAGGGTGAACCCAAAAAGTTAAGGGAAAAGAGGAAGGGCAGTCCAGGAGGTGGTGGTTTAAagaagaaaggcaagaaagaaTTGAGTTGTGCCTTATGTCAG atgaagaaagaggcaagaccagcgaGAAAAGCAGGTGTACTTCCGAGGACACCGCGTGTGAAAAGCCCTAGCGAGAACCACCAAGTCCAGGAGCACAACCATGCGGGGCGTGTTAagggttacgcggggcgtgccaacGCTGGAGAATACTTCCTCAGCAAGTTCTTCCTGCCATAA